One Natrinema longum genomic window carries:
- a CDS encoding DUF2267 domain-containing protein, with amino-acid sequence MSTSDADFIGEGQHRIETGRQAEAVHRIEAVVDPVSERVPGGELAHAEARLPDEFEGLFAFVDLETKPWEAA; translated from the coding sequence GTGAGCACGAGCGACGCTGATTTCATCGGCGAAGGACAACACAGGATCGAGACCGGCCGGCAGGCCGAGGCGGTCCACCGGATCGAGGCCGTCGTCGATCCCGTCAGCGAACGGGTTCCCGGCGGGGAACTGGCTCACGCGGAAGCGCGGTTGCCCGACGAGTTCGAGGGGTTGTTCGCGTTCGTCGACCTCGAGACCAAGCCCTGGGAGGCGGCCTGA
- a CDS encoding glycosyltransferase family 2 protein: MELSVVVSTLNDREQLLSCLDALADRTPSSTEIIVVNGPSSDGTTGTVRERDDVDVLVEISERNRSVSRNAGLEVATGDVIAFLDGEYAIDTDWYSAIDDAITTETAIVTGPVTGGPVGTADQSSQRIAGRTVTLFHGENVAFERSVLEAIDGFDEYLAEESERDCAHRVATMGCEVTWSESMAARCEVGTDGGRADPDWGATYRSLSYRLAKNYGPRPSVLARTAGSALRDGLSGVYRLASGDATPTGWVSDGTDVVTNIARGLWDGVRARYADRSTQRNPNGISERHDRAVQIYDRR; encoded by the coding sequence ATGGAGCTCTCGGTAGTCGTGTCGACGCTCAACGACCGGGAGCAGTTGCTGTCGTGTCTCGACGCCCTCGCGGACCGGACGCCGTCGTCGACGGAGATCATCGTCGTCAACGGTCCCTCCTCGGACGGAACCACCGGGACGGTCCGAGAGCGCGACGACGTCGACGTCCTCGTCGAGATTTCCGAGCGAAACCGCAGCGTCTCTCGGAACGCCGGCCTCGAGGTCGCGACCGGAGACGTCATCGCCTTCCTCGACGGCGAGTACGCGATTGATACCGACTGGTATTCGGCCATCGACGACGCGATCACCACCGAGACGGCGATCGTTACCGGGCCCGTCACCGGCGGCCCGGTCGGAACGGCCGACCAGTCCTCACAGCGGATCGCCGGACGGACGGTGACGCTTTTCCACGGCGAAAACGTCGCGTTCGAGCGATCGGTCCTCGAGGCCATCGACGGGTTCGACGAGTACCTCGCGGAGGAAAGCGAACGCGACTGTGCCCATCGCGTGGCAACGATGGGCTGTGAGGTGACGTGGTCGGAGTCGATGGCCGCCCGCTGTGAGGTCGGAACCGACGGCGGTCGGGCCGATCCCGACTGGGGGGCGACCTACCGGTCGCTGTCCTATCGGCTCGCGAAAAACTACGGCCCGCGACCGAGCGTCCTCGCTCGAACTGCCGGAAGCGCACTCCGGGACGGCCTCAGCGGCGTTTATCGGTTGGCGTCCGGCGACGCCACGCCGACGGGCTGGGTGTCGGACGGGACCGACGTGGTCACGAACATCGCCCGTGGGCTGTGGGACGGCGTCCGGGCCCGATACGCCGATCGATCGACCCAGCGAAATCCCAACGGGATTTCGGAGCGACACGACCGGGCAGTCCAGATCTACGATCGTCGGTGA
- a CDS encoding class I SAM-dependent methyltransferase — protein MKGQEWYQADDIAEEYDDKRFSRGGQLIDRREKEAVLEAIMPVEDRKVLEIACGTGRFTVMLAHQGADVVGLDISAAMLQQGRRKTQDTELAGSLEFLRGDAGRLPFPDDHFDTVVAMRFFHLADDPEGFLEEMRRVSRDQIVFDTFNRFSTRSVYNWALPMGSRLYSKSEVAVLLAKTDLTLVDVEDDFLLPYGLYRSIPNGFASPLRALDEAVGKLPIADHFASVSYWNARVR, from the coding sequence GTGAAAGGACAGGAGTGGTACCAAGCCGACGATATCGCCGAGGAATACGACGACAAGCGGTTCTCCCGGGGCGGACAGCTGATCGACCGCCGCGAAAAGGAGGCCGTCCTCGAGGCCATCATGCCCGTCGAAGACCGGAAGGTCCTCGAAATCGCCTGTGGTACCGGGCGATTCACGGTCATGTTGGCCCACCAGGGCGCCGACGTGGTCGGATTGGACATCTCGGCGGCGATGTTACAGCAAGGACGACGCAAAACGCAGGATACCGAGCTCGCGGGCAGCCTCGAGTTCCTCCGGGGCGACGCGGGTCGGCTGCCGTTCCCGGACGATCACTTCGATACCGTCGTCGCGATGCGGTTTTTCCATCTCGCGGACGATCCCGAGGGCTTCCTCGAGGAGATGCGCCGTGTTTCCCGCGACCAGATCGTCTTCGATACGTTCAACCGGTTTTCGACGCGGAGCGTCTACAACTGGGCGCTCCCGATGGGATCGCGACTCTACTCGAAAAGCGAAGTCGCGGTGCTCCTCGCGAAGACGGACCTCACGCTCGTCGACGTCGAGGACGACTTCCTCCTTCCGTACGGGCTCTACCGCTCGATCCCCAACGGGTTCGCGTCACCGCTCCGGGCGCTCGACGAGGCGGTCGGGAAGCTCCCGATCGCCGACCACTTCGCGTCGGTCTCCTACTGGAACGCGCGGGTTCGATGA
- a CDS encoding MarR family transcriptional regulator gives MSMSTAEDRAAAAEDTLSKDEYRDRLRELPPSAKLVAKVLETDSPLSQGQLAEESLLPDRTVRYALNRLEDVGLVGSRYSFRDARKQVYFLKH, from the coding sequence ATGAGCATGAGTACAGCTGAGGATCGTGCCGCTGCCGCCGAAGATACCCTTTCGAAGGACGAATACCGCGACCGTCTCCGTGAGCTGCCACCGAGTGCGAAGCTCGTCGCGAAAGTGCTCGAGACCGACTCGCCGCTCTCGCAGGGCCAACTCGCCGAGGAATCGCTCCTCCCCGACCGGACCGTTCGCTACGCGCTCAACCGCCTCGAGGACGTCGGCCTCGTCGGCTCTCGATACAGTTTCCGGGACGCGCGCAAGCAGGTGTACTTCCTGAAACACTGA
- a CDS encoding MBL fold metallo-hydrolase, with the protein MDVVSRSVPVATRAPSGETNAYLLGANPAILVDPAARTDALDRLVAERNVEHVLLTHTHPDHVGGVESYAAETGATVWARYGRSDRFHDATGCEPDRTFAPGTAIRLGDERVRILDAPGHAPDHVALEAGLDGPILCGDCAVREGSVVVGAPEGDMRAYVTTLRRLWAIDPPALYPGHGPDIDAPRATLERLLSHRAERERRVNEAVTAGAETLEEIVDAAYEKDLSGVRDLATATVVAHLEKLAVEGALAWDGDRATATAGEGD; encoded by the coding sequence ATGGACGTCGTTTCCCGCTCCGTCCCAGTTGCGACACGCGCCCCCAGTGGCGAAACGAACGCCTATCTACTCGGGGCGAATCCCGCGATCCTCGTCGATCCGGCGGCCCGAACCGACGCGCTCGACCGACTGGTTGCCGAGCGCAACGTCGAGCACGTCCTCCTCACGCACACGCACCCGGATCACGTCGGCGGCGTCGAGTCCTACGCCGCGGAGACCGGTGCGACCGTCTGGGCCCGGTACGGTCGAAGCGACCGATTTCACGACGCGACGGGGTGTGAGCCCGATCGGACGTTCGCGCCGGGGACGGCGATCCGACTCGGCGACGAGCGCGTTCGAATCCTCGACGCGCCCGGCCACGCGCCCGATCACGTCGCGCTCGAGGCCGGCCTCGACGGCCCGATCCTCTGTGGTGACTGTGCCGTCCGCGAGGGCAGCGTCGTCGTCGGCGCACCCGAGGGCGACATGCGCGCGTACGTGACGACGTTGCGCCGCCTCTGGGCGATCGATCCGCCGGCGCTCTATCCGGGCCACGGGCCCGACATCGACGCTCCGCGAGCGACCCTCGAGCGACTCCTCTCCCACCGGGCCGAGCGCGAACGACGAGTCAACGAGGCAGTCACTGCGGGTGCAGAGACGCTCGAGGAGATCGTCGACGCGGCCTACGAGAAGGATCTGTCGGGCGTTCGTGACCTCGCGACGGCGACGGTGGTCGCCCATCTCGAGAAACTCGCCGTCGAGGGAGCGCTGGCGTGGGACGGTGACCGCGCGACGGCGACCGCGGGCGAGGGCGACTGA
- a CDS encoding YkgJ family cysteine cluster protein: MQSLEADLEEARQLAVDDLADVIESIGFECTRCGACCRGHGEEDHTATVFPDEVRALEEGESYDGDYDWRDVARPMPYGLSEGDDGLEGETFEWALQTDGCGDCTFYEEDESGTGACTAHEDRPLICRTYPFSIALAGTSQPMGEAVDSVALEAQREAGEAGDEAGIVRAHECEGLGRDISRADARELARALKERAVRELEEAIAVRDEYEPADPDPGEVVVHDSEGAKRIDGTPREE, from the coding sequence GTGCAATCGCTCGAAGCCGACCTCGAAGAGGCACGCCAGCTCGCCGTCGACGACCTCGCGGACGTGATCGAGTCGATCGGCTTCGAGTGTACCCGCTGTGGGGCCTGCTGTCGGGGCCACGGTGAGGAGGACCACACCGCGACGGTGTTTCCGGACGAAGTCCGCGCTCTCGAGGAGGGCGAGAGCTATGACGGCGACTACGACTGGCGCGACGTCGCTCGACCCATGCCGTACGGGCTCTCGGAGGGTGACGACGGGCTCGAGGGCGAGACCTTCGAGTGGGCGCTCCAGACCGACGGCTGTGGCGACTGTACCTTTTACGAGGAGGACGAGTCGGGGACGGGAGCCTGTACCGCCCACGAGGACCGCCCACTGATCTGTCGGACCTACCCCTTTAGCATCGCGCTCGCCGGTACCAGCCAGCCGATGGGTGAGGCTGTCGACAGCGTTGCGCTGGAAGCGCAACGGGAAGCCGGCGAAGCCGGCGACGAGGCGGGGATCGTCCGCGCCCACGAGTGCGAGGGACTCGGTCGGGACATCTCCCGTGCGGACGCCCGGGAACTGGCGCGAGCGCTGAAGGAACGCGCCGTTCGGGAACTCGAGGAAGCCATCGCGGTTCGAGACGAGTACGAACCCGCCGACCCCGACCCCGGCGAGGTGGTCGTCCACGACTCCGAGGGTGCGAAACGGATCGATGGGACGCCCCGCGAGGAGTGA
- a CDS encoding MBL fold metallo-hydrolase — translation MSVDYEGITFERLGHASIRLETDDGLVIYVDPWGEVLADDPSDGDVVFVTHDDMDHYDPDAIEAVAGPDATVAVYEAVDTGDLAFDVIDLPHEGEATVAGLDVRTVPAYNDPDGDHLDEDGAPFHAEGEVIGLVVTLEGTTVFVPSDTDFLPHHASISADVFVPPIGGHFTMDRHEAADFARSVEPDLVLPEHYDTFEPIETDAEAFADDLADDGIRVELF, via the coding sequence ATGTCCGTCGACTACGAGGGAATCACGTTCGAACGACTCGGCCACGCAAGCATTCGTCTCGAGACCGACGACGGCCTCGTCATCTACGTCGACCCGTGGGGTGAGGTACTCGCGGACGACCCGAGCGACGGCGACGTCGTGTTCGTCACGCACGACGATATGGACCACTACGATCCGGACGCGATCGAGGCCGTCGCGGGGCCGGACGCGACCGTCGCCGTCTACGAGGCGGTCGACACCGGTGACCTCGCGTTCGACGTGATCGACCTGCCCCACGAGGGCGAGGCGACCGTTGCGGGGCTCGACGTCCGGACGGTGCCTGCATACAACGACCCTGACGGCGACCACCTCGACGAGGACGGAGCGCCGTTCCACGCCGAGGGCGAGGTGATCGGACTGGTGGTGACTCTCGAGGGGACGACCGTGTTCGTCCCGTCGGATACCGACTTCCTCCCCCACCACGCGTCGATCTCGGCGGACGTGTTCGTCCCACCCATCGGCGGCCACTTTACGATGGACCGTCACGAGGCGGCCGACTTCGCGCGGAGCGTCGAGCCCGATCTGGTCCTCCCCGAGCACTACGATACGTTCGAGCCCATCGAGACCGACGCCGAGGCGTTCGCCGACGACCTCGCAGACGACGGGATCCGCGTCGAACTGTTCTGA
- a CDS encoding cytochrome D1 domain-containing protein, giving the protein MSQSESAAQSMADHEERIKRHLSASREIAKNLEFDDELHFEMGLPSPGRRTFLKTSGIVAASAALAGCASNEDDDSPGPTDDDEDGDSSNEGTSDAQQSETVQLSAHQYEFQPQEIRVAPNTELTIEFTESTFEQNSDFKFHTFYLEEPYDVGPVNLPENTDDEVIDSVTFVTDEEGTFDFECNIYCGDGHAQMNGQLYVVPEGESVDKVDFTDMETLKERHEVLKEESELAQEPQHDLDLRDIMVVTERNNASVAMIDTVNDELMERVENVGKAIHVHDFHPELPEQTREGAYVYTQSRQGEMYKIDLFDFERVAVADAGTDARDIAVSRDGNYVIGGFYNPNHLVICDADTMEPIKRIPTHTVNPDGESLGSRVCSLYDVPHEGLFLAGLKEGGEVWLIDYTQEEFPVVATIECGRTLHDGFFTDDGRYFMIASQTDNQMDIIDTQERSHVAAIPMDGVPHPGPGALYPDEDLAFTTHAGAPSVGVWNTETWEAEQMIDVRGSGLFIRKHENSDYVWADVILTDSEDDAYVYTIDPETLEVDQEIDCSQWGAAAAIHPEFSRDGEKVYISVWMGENESILVFDPNTGELLTQIEDLLAPTGKFLGVRAEGH; this is encoded by the coding sequence ATGTCACAATCCGAGTCAGCGGCCCAGTCGATGGCGGACCACGAGGAACGGATCAAGCGCCACTTGAGCGCTTCGAGAGAGATCGCGAAGAACCTGGAGTTCGACGACGAGCTCCACTTCGAGATGGGGCTCCCGAGTCCGGGTCGTCGGACGTTCCTGAAGACGAGCGGCATCGTGGCGGCGTCGGCAGCACTCGCGGGCTGTGCCAGTAACGAAGACGACGATTCGCCGGGGCCGACGGACGACGACGAGGATGGGGACTCGTCGAACGAAGGGACATCGGACGCACAGCAAAGCGAGACCGTTCAGTTGTCGGCACATCAATACGAGTTCCAACCCCAGGAGATCCGAGTGGCTCCGAACACGGAACTCACCATCGAGTTCACGGAGTCGACCTTCGAGCAGAACTCGGACTTCAAATTCCACACGTTCTATCTCGAGGAGCCATACGACGTCGGGCCGGTCAATCTGCCCGAGAACACGGACGACGAGGTGATCGATTCGGTCACGTTCGTCACCGACGAAGAGGGGACCTTCGACTTCGAGTGTAACATTTACTGTGGGGACGGACACGCCCAGATGAACGGCCAACTGTACGTCGTTCCCGAGGGCGAGTCCGTCGACAAGGTCGACTTCACCGACATGGAGACGCTGAAAGAGCGTCACGAGGTCCTCAAAGAAGAGAGCGAACTGGCCCAGGAGCCCCAACACGACCTCGATCTGCGGGACATCATGGTCGTCACCGAGCGCAACAACGCCTCGGTCGCGATGATCGATACGGTCAACGACGAGCTCATGGAGCGGGTCGAGAACGTGGGGAAGGCGATCCACGTTCACGACTTCCATCCCGAACTGCCCGAGCAGACACGCGAGGGTGCGTACGTGTATACGCAATCGCGCCAGGGGGAGATGTACAAGATCGATCTGTTCGACTTCGAACGGGTCGCGGTCGCCGACGCCGGGACGGACGCCCGGGACATCGCCGTCTCCAGAGACGGCAACTACGTGATCGGCGGGTTCTACAACCCGAACCACCTCGTCATCTGCGACGCAGACACGATGGAGCCGATCAAGCGGATCCCGACCCACACCGTCAACCCCGACGGCGAGAGCCTCGGGAGCCGGGTCTGCTCGCTGTACGACGTTCCCCACGAAGGGCTGTTCCTCGCGGGACTCAAGGAGGGCGGCGAAGTGTGGCTCATCGACTACACGCAGGAGGAGTTCCCGGTCGTGGCGACCATCGAATGCGGTCGAACCCTCCACGACGGGTTCTTCACGGACGACGGTCGCTACTTCATGATCGCCTCGCAGACGGACAACCAGATGGACATCATCGACACGCAAGAACGGAGCCACGTCGCCGCGATTCCGATGGACGGGGTGCCACACCCCGGTCCCGGCGCGCTCTACCCCGACGAGGACCTCGCCTTTACCACCCACGCGGGCGCGCCGAGCGTCGGCGTCTGGAACACGGAGACCTGGGAGGCCGAGCAGATGATCGACGTCAGGGGCTCGGGACTGTTCATCCGGAAACACGAGAACAGCGACTACGTCTGGGCCGACGTCATCCTCACCGACAGCGAGGACGACGCCTACGTCTACACGATCGATCCCGAGACCCTCGAGGTCGACCAGGAGATCGACTGCAGCCAGTGGGGTGCCGCCGCCGCGATCCACCCCGAGTTCAGCCGCGACGGCGAGAAAGTGTACATCAGCGTCTGGATGGGCGAGAACGAATCGATCCTCGTGTTCGATCCGAACACGGGCGAACTGCTGACCCAGATCGAGGATCTGCTGGCACCGACCGGGAAGTTCCTCGGCGTCCGCGCTGAGGGGCACTGA
- a CDS encoding cytochrome D1 domain-containing protein, with translation MSDTHTETTATTRHARGPLALVKHLRGAGFTVIDADSHEPIGRVGEGRQPHALAAHPGGRWAYVPYMASNALEVVDLRTLSVADRVETVGTAPVGAVLTRTGRYLFVSTYGGLPGDDRPGLAVFRTDGEQVELVAELPTGKAAGLTVDVRNDVWVALKDADEVVRISGTPPFAERDRFAVAGGPQDLAYDPAYGLLGVNDVDAGSVTFVDALEASVLGSVPVPNPRGGTAVPASDRWFAGNTDGDGVTVVDVNAVRRDDTDSTAVEHVPLGTATAFTDATPDGALVAVDAYDDDRVTFLEPATLEIVARVETGPTPRHPQFSADGRVCYVPSVDGDAVTVIDVDAIRSTGDSPHDPIVTKIDLPDGAGPAGCFRTDRGRYP, from the coding sequence ATGTCCGACACCCACACCGAAACGACGGCAACGACCCGGCACGCACGGGGGCCGCTCGCGCTCGTCAAGCACCTCCGCGGAGCGGGGTTTACCGTGATCGATGCGGATAGCCACGAGCCGATCGGCCGAGTCGGCGAGGGACGCCAGCCTCACGCGCTCGCAGCCCACCCGGGCGGACGCTGGGCGTACGTCCCCTACATGGCGTCGAACGCGCTCGAGGTCGTCGATCTCCGGACGCTCTCCGTCGCGGACCGCGTCGAGACGGTCGGCACTGCGCCGGTGGGAGCGGTCCTGACCCGGACCGGACGGTACCTGTTCGTCAGCACCTACGGAGGGCTTCCCGGGGACGATCGGCCCGGACTCGCCGTCTTCCGTACGGACGGCGAACAGGTCGAACTGGTCGCGGAACTCCCGACGGGGAAGGCCGCCGGGCTGACGGTCGACGTCCGGAACGACGTCTGGGTCGCGCTGAAAGACGCCGACGAGGTCGTCCGCATCTCGGGGACGCCGCCGTTCGCGGAGCGCGACCGGTTCGCGGTCGCCGGTGGTCCCCAGGACCTGGCGTACGACCCGGCGTACGGACTGCTGGGCGTGAACGACGTCGACGCTGGAAGCGTCACGTTCGTGGACGCACTCGAGGCATCGGTGCTCGGCTCGGTTCCGGTTCCGAACCCGCGAGGGGGGACGGCCGTTCCGGCCAGCGATCGGTGGTTCGCCGGGAACACCGACGGAGACGGCGTCACGGTAGTCGACGTGAACGCGGTTCGACGCGACGACACCGATTCGACGGCCGTCGAACACGTCCCGCTGGGAACGGCCACCGCCTTTACCGACGCGACCCCCGACGGGGCGCTGGTCGCCGTCGACGCGTACGACGACGACCGCGTCACGTTCCTCGAGCCGGCGACCCTCGAGATCGTCGCGCGGGTCGAAACTGGCCCGACGCCCCGTCATCCGCAGTTCAGCGCGGACGGGCGGGTCTGTTACGTTCCGAGCGTCGACGGCGACGCGGTGACCGTCATCGATGTCGACGCGATCCGCTCGACGGGTGATTCCCCCCACGATCCGATCGTGACGAAGATAGATTTGCCCGACGGGGCCGGGCCTGCGGGCTGTTTCCGTACCGACAGAGGGAGATATCCATGA
- a CDS encoding YncE family protein, producing the protein MTFDTDSAAVATEGSSRTPTIVKNAASSHFSAVALSEGEVLAAVGEGRYPHTALFHPDAPVAYLLYIASAHLEVLDLERLETVQRVDRLGTMPVGSALGPGGDSLFVGTAVDLPTASDPGVIAFDIDEDGRLEPAGTRPLSRSSGMRIGPDDRLYVGQKIEDEVAVLGADPRLEVEARIPVGAEPHDLYVLDDDGLLVVNHAGGSSASFVDAAAERVRCTAETGTNPHGFAVADGPEYRYGLFPAREDDRVAVVDLEAAAAGEASSTETLLDVETTTGFAGVRPDGRYAIVDSYDEQFVTILNLTDLSVAGRVEIGGEPLHVVFGPDGEECYVGNMERTDLAVLDTRPLADDRPADVAVGRRIDGFGEKPSGIFRPEVDQ; encoded by the coding sequence ATGACTTTCGATACCGATAGCGCAGCCGTCGCGACCGAAGGATCGTCCCGCACGCCGACGATCGTCAAGAACGCCGCGAGCAGCCACTTCAGCGCGGTCGCCCTCTCCGAGGGTGAGGTCCTCGCAGCGGTCGGCGAGGGACGGTACCCGCACACGGCGCTGTTCCATCCGGACGCACCGGTCGCGTACCTGCTGTACATCGCCAGCGCCCATCTCGAAGTCCTCGACCTCGAGCGCCTGGAGACCGTCCAGCGCGTCGACCGGCTCGGAACGATGCCCGTCGGGAGCGCGCTGGGCCCCGGCGGCGACTCGCTGTTCGTCGGGACTGCGGTCGACCTGCCGACGGCGTCCGATCCGGGCGTTATCGCGTTCGATATCGACGAGGACGGCCGACTCGAGCCTGCGGGCACGCGGCCGCTCTCGCGGAGTTCCGGCATGCGGATCGGCCCGGACGACCGCCTCTACGTGGGCCAGAAGATCGAGGACGAAGTCGCCGTGCTCGGCGCGGACCCCCGGCTCGAGGTCGAGGCGCGGATCCCCGTCGGCGCGGAGCCACACGACCTGTACGTACTCGACGACGACGGGCTCCTGGTCGTCAACCACGCCGGCGGCTCGTCGGCCTCCTTCGTCGACGCGGCCGCCGAGCGGGTCCGCTGTACCGCCGAGACGGGGACGAATCCGCACGGTTTCGCCGTCGCGGACGGGCCCGAGTATCGGTACGGGCTGTTCCCGGCCCGCGAGGACGACCGCGTCGCCGTCGTCGATCTCGAGGCGGCCGCGGCGGGCGAGGCGTCGTCGACCGAAACGCTGCTCGACGTCGAAACGACGACCGGTTTCGCCGGCGTGAGGCCGGACGGCCGCTACGCCATCGTCGACTCCTACGACGAGCAGTTCGTGACGATCCTGAACCTGACCGACCTGTCCGTCGCCGGTCGCGTCGAGATCGGCGGGGAACCGCTCCACGTCGTCTTCGGCCCCGACGGCGAGGAGTGTTACGTCGGGAACATGGAGCGGACCGACCTCGCGGTGCTCGACACGCGACCGCTTGCCGACGATCGTCCGGCGGACGTCGCAGTCGGCCGCCGAATCGACGGGTTCGGGGAGAAACCGAGCGGCATCTTCCGCCCGGAGGTGGACCAATGA